In Rhipicephalus microplus isolate Deutch F79 chromosome 9, USDA_Rmic, whole genome shotgun sequence, one genomic interval encodes:
- the LOC142772278 gene encoding uncharacterized protein LOC142772278 has product MPSNAELSREVQQLRAEIEQLRESVSAISTFYEKMKKKHELTSAENKSLKKSNDELAAKLADMEQRSRLNNVEIKGVPLKKGEDCATILQKMGDVIDCPIKKDDIDAVHRVPAKKDTNIIARFCSRVKKDEFLRKARRARLTTESLGFAQSQGANVYVNDHLTPNNKRLFAQALSLKREKQWKFLWVDNGRIKVRKTEDSRVHVIASVQDLSVMRE; this is encoded by the coding sequence ATGCCGTCAAATGCTGAGCTGTCACGCGAAGTGCAACAGCTTCGAGCCGAaattgaacagcttcgtgaaagtGTCTCTGCCATCAGCACTTtttatgaaaaaatgaaaaagaagcatGAGCTTACCTCAGCCGAAAACAAGTCTCTTAAAAAATCAAATGATGAACTGGCTGCTAAACTGGCTGACATGGAACAGCGTTCGCGACTTAACAACGTTGAGATAAAGGGTGTGCCATTAAAAAAGGGGGAGGATTGCGCCACCATTCTTCAGAAAATGGGTGATGTAATTGACTGTCCCATAAAAAAGGATGATATCGACGCTGTGCATCGCGTGCCAGCAAAAAAGGACACGAACATAATCGCGAGGTTTTGTTCTCGGGTCAAGAAGGATGAATTTTTGCGTAAAGCACGCAGGGCACGTCTAACAACCGAGTCACTCGGTTTTGCTCAGTCACAAGGTGCCAATGTGTACGTTAATGACCACCTCACACCCAACAACAAAAGATTGTTTGCACAAGCGCTCTCACTAAAGAGAGAAAAGCAATGGAAGTTTCTGTGGGTGGACAATGGTCGCatcaaggtgcgaaaaactgaggACAGCCGAGTTCACGTCATCGCCAGCGTGCAGGACCTCTCAGTAATGAGAGAATAG